A window of the Brassica napus cultivar Da-Ae chromosome A2, Da-Ae, whole genome shotgun sequence genome harbors these coding sequences:
- the LOC106381668 gene encoding replication protein A 70 kDa DNA-binding subunit C has translation MAANLTAGAIGKMLNGEVTEKEMTPIVQVTELKLIQQARKNQESMERYKLSLSDGFQSQEGILNNTLNLLVTQGKIQIGSVLRLTHFVTNSVQTRRIVIVMELEIIAEQCNIIGNPLPAHPGKPRNSDQTQQQPGAVSVNTQSNGRFEQQQQATRSELNGAVRHGSAQQHQVGERRAFGTASEFPETTTPSARPFASSNAAYGSSRQVQTRPSPSPPVQSGYQAQPPSMYANMGPVARNEAPPTVVPISALNPYQNRWTIKVRVTSKGELRRFNSTRGGEGKVFSFDLVDAAGGEIRVTCFNDVVDMFFDMIVVGNVYLITKGSLKPARKEYNHLPNDYEIHLDNASTIQQCYEDDAAIPRNQFHFKDISAIESMESNSITDVIGIVSSISPTGSIMRKNGTEAQKKALQLKDMSGRSVEVTMWGNFCNAEGQRLQSLCDSGVFPVLAVKAGRISEFNGKQVSTIGSSQLVVEPDLPEARELRAWYEREGRNAPCISISREFSGAGRQEARKVITQIKDENLGTSEKPDWITVSATISFMKVENFCYTACPIVNGDRPCSKKVTNNGDGTWRCEKCDKCVDECDYRYILQLQLQDHTGVTWATAFQEAGEEIMGMPAKDLYYMKNEDRDEEKFEDIVRKAAFTKYIFKLKVKEETFSDESRVKATVVKAEKLDYSSDTRSLLEAMNKLRTEDANPLTVNPEGSNYRSGAFNSGIGTSGTRETSSADVPHREFGLPAANQVNQFGNQQSSESRPLGGVTLCDACGSNAHVFANCPSFLSEPQGQHMNSAYGNTPGRNAGGGMPRQHVGSY, from the exons ATGGCGGCGAATTTAACGGCGGGGGCGATTGGGAAGATGCTGAACGGAGAAGTGACGGAGAAAGAAATGACGCCGATTGTGCAAGTGACGGAGTTGAAGCTGATTCAACAAGCCCGGAAAAACCAGGAGAGCATGGAAAGGTACAAGCTTTCGTTATCCGATGGGTTCCAATCGCAAGAAGGGATACTTAATAATACTTTGAACCTTCTCGTGACGCAAGGGAAGATTCAAATCGGGTCGGTCTTAAGACTCACTCATTTCGTCACTAACAGCGTTCAGACTCGAAG GATTGTTATTGTGATGGAACTAGAGATTATTGCCGAGCAATGCAATATCATTGGAAACCCTCTTCCTGCCCACCCGGGCAAGCCTAGAAACTCTGATCAGACACAACAACAACCTGGAGCTGTTTCTGTTAACACCCAAAGCAATGGTCGCTTTGAGCAGCAGCAACAGGCTACAAGGAGTGAACTGAATGGTGCTGTGAGACATGGTTCTGCTCAACAACATCAAGTTGGTGAGAGACGAGCGTTTGGTACTGCTTCTGAGTTTCCTGAAACAACAACACCTTCCGCTAGACCATTTGCGAGCTCTAATGCTGCTTACGGAAGCTCTAGGCAGGTGCAAACTAGGCCCTCTCCAAGCCCACCAGTTCAGTCTGGTTATCAGGCCCAACCACCATCGATGTATGCTAACATGGGACCAGTGGCTAGGAACGAAGCTCCTCCCACGGTAGTTCCTATTTCTGCTCTGAATCCTTACCAGAATCGGTGGACCATCAAGGTGAGAGTCACGAGTAAAGGAGAGCTCAGGCGTTTCAACAGCACCCGTGGGGGGGAAGGGAAGGTGTTCAGTTTTGATCTAGTTGATGCTGCTGGTGGAGAGATTCGGGTGACTTGTTTTAATGATGTGGTTGATATGTTCTTTGACATGATTGTTGTCGGTAATGTTTACCTCATCACAAAGGGGAGTTTGAAGCCTGCTCGTAAAGAGTATAATCATCTTCCCAATGATTATGAAATACATTTAGACAATGCTTCAACGATACAGCAATGCTATGAGGATGATGCTGCCATTCCGCGGAATCAGTTCCATTTTAAGGACATAAGTGCTATTGAAAGCATGGAGAGCAACAGCATCACTGATGTTATTGGCATTGTGTCTTCCATCAGCCCGACAGGCTCAATCATGCGGAAAAACGGAACCGAGGCGCAGAAAAAAGCGCTTCAGTTGAAGGATATGTCAGGCAGAAGCGTGGAGGTAACCATGTGGGGTAATTTCTGCAACGCAGAAGGACAGAGATTACAAAGTCTTTGCGATTCTGGTGTGTTCCCTGTTCTCGCTGTGAAGGCGGGGAGGATCAGTGAGTTTAACGGGAAGCAAGTGAGCACCATTGGATCAAGCCAACTCGTCGTGGAGCCAGACTTACCTGAAGCCAGAGAGCTGAGGGCGTGGTACGAGAGAGAAGGACGTAACGCTCCTTGTATCTCGATATCTAGAGAGTTCTCTGGTGCTGGCAGGCAAGAGGCTCGCAAGGTGATCACTCAAATCAAGGACGAGAATCTAGGGACCTCGGAGAAGCCGGACTGGATCACAGTCAGTGCCACCATTTCATTCATGAAGGTTGAGAATTTCTGCTACACGGCTTGTCCTATCGTGAATGGAGACCGTCCGTGCAGCAAAAAGGTCACCAATAACGGAGACGGGACTTGGCGGTGCGAGAAATGCGACAAGTGCGTGGATGAGTGTGACTACAGGTATATATTGCAGCTGCAGTTACAGGACCATACGGGAGTGACGTGGGCCACAGCGTTTCAGGAGGCTGGTGAGGAGATAATGGGAATGCCTGCGAAAGATCTGTATTATATGAAGAATGAAGATAGGGATGAGGAGAAATTTGAAGATATCGTCCGCAAGGCtgctttcaccaagtacatttTCAAGCTGAAGGTGAAGGAAGAAACTTTTAGTGACGAAAGCCGTGTGAAAGCAACAGTTGTGAAAGCTGAAAAGCTGGACTATTCTTCAGACACCAGGTCCCTGCTAGAGGCAATGAATAAACTCAGAACGGAAGATGCAAATCCTCTCACTGTGAACCCTGAGGGTTCCAACTACAGGTCTGGTGCGTTTAATTCCGGTATTGGAACCTCAGGAACCAGAGAGACCTCATCAGCTGACGTGCCACACAGAGAGTTTGGACTACCTGCAGCAAACCAAGTGAATCAGTTCGGTAATCAACAGAGTAGCGAGTCAAGACCCCTTGGTGGTGTTACTTTATGTGATGCGTGTGGGAGCAATGCTCATGTTTTTGCCAACTGCCCAAGCTTTCTGAGTGAGCCACAAGGACAACACATGAATAGCGCTTACGGGAACACACCGGGAAGAAACGCTGGTGGAGGCATGCCAAGGCAACATGTTGGCAGCTACTGA
- the BNAA02G23910D gene encoding uncharacterized protein BNAA02G23910D, whose product MDQESSQCPFVAESIIQKCPFLRNINKPTSFSLSSLSFPVPVQQGSKGPIFEDGPGFDSAFKLFHGKDGIVPLSGHSSFRDDVEDETPRAAPQFNPLAGKVATISLSAFGPGGPFGFGPFSDKFKKQQKKQESGDSSKHEAVGDEWLKTGNCPIAKSYRAASKVMPLVAKALQPPPGMKFRCPAPIVAARAALSKTPLVKSLRPQPLPEKMLAIALMGMAANVPLGVWREHTIKFSPSWFVAVHAAVPFIAMLRKSVLMPKAAMALTIGASILGQVIGSRAERYRLKALAANTVAETSTVTAGDGYNEVSDGSGFAKGHCGAEGVKQVYYNANVGESAKSTGLCY is encoded by the exons ATGGATCAAGAATCATCTCAGTGTCCCTTCGTTGCGGAAAGCATCATCCAAAAGTGCCCTTTCCTCAGGAACATCAACAAGCCTACCAGCTTCTCCCTCTCCTCCTTGAGTTTCCCAGTTCCT GTTCAACAAGGTAGCAAAGGTCCTATTTTTGAGGATGGTCCGGGCTTTGATTCTGCTTTCAAGCTCTTCCATGGCAAAGACGGTATTGTTCCGTTATCTGGACATTCTAGTTTCAGAGATGATGTTGAAGATGAGACTCCTCGTGCTGCTCCGCAGTTCAATCCTCTTGCGGGGAAGGTAGCTACCATAAGCCTATCAGCTTTTGGTCCTGGAGGACCTTTTGGGTTTGGTCCTTTCTCTGACAAGTTCAAGAAACAACAGAAGAAACAAGAG TCTGGGGACTCATCCAAGCACGAGGCAGTTGGAGACGAGTGGTTAAAAACAGGGAACTGTCCAATCGCTAAATCTTACAGAGCTGCGAGCAAAGTCATGCCTCTTGTGGCGAAAGCATTACAGCCACCGCCTGGTATGAAGTTTAGATGTCCAGCTCCTATAGTAGCCGCAAGAGCTGCGCTTTCCAAGACCCCTTTGGTTAAAAGCCTTCGCCCTCAGCCTTTACCTGAAAAGATGCTCGCAATCGCTCTCATGGGGATGGCTGCAAACGTGCCTCTCGGTGTTTGGAGAGAACACACCATTAAGTTTTCGCCTTCTTGGTTTGTGGCGGTCCATGCTGCTGTGCCTTTCATAGCCATGCTCAGGAAATCTGTGCTGATGCCTAAAGCAGCCATGGCTTTGACCATTGGAGCGTCCATCTTGGGACAGGTGATTGGGTCAAGAGCTGAACGTTACCGTCTCAAAGCGTTGGCTGCTAATACAGTTGCTGAAACATCCACTGTTACCGCGGGTGATGGATACAATGAGGTCTCTGATGGTTCAGGCTTTGCTAAAGGACATTGTGGTGCAGAAGGAGTGAAGCAGGTTTATTACAATGCGAATGTTGGAGAATCTGCTAAATCAACTGGGCTCTGCTATTGA